The Infirmifilum lucidum DNA segment GTCTTCGACAGCCACAAAGCCGTTCCCCGCAGATGTCGCCAGGTAGACGGCGACGTTCGTTGCTACGAGGGCTATCGTGGCAACAGGCCTGTGCCTCTCGAGCTCCTCGTAGTGTGGGTACGCGATACCCATCGCGCTCGTAAACTAAGTCGTCGAGGCGCTATTATACTTTAGCGGCTGACTAGTTCTAAGAGCCTCCACAGCTCGGGCGCTCTAACCCCTTTGCGCTCTTCAAGCCACCTCAGGTACGCCTCATCCAGGTTCCTGGACTTGACTATGTAGTTGAAGACGTAGTCGACGTACTCGAGTACGGCTTCGCGCGTCAGAGGCGAGGAGCCGAGGGCCTCGCTGGGAGGGTACGGCAGGCCCCACAGATCCCTGTTCTCGAAGCCCTCCATTGGAGCCGAGGAGACCACGACGTCGTAGGGGCCAGGCTCGAGCAAGGGCCTGCCTTCTACTACCTTTCTCCACTCCTCGAGGTTTATCTCTCCCCTGGCCCTCGCCTTGAAGGCTAGAACAGCCAAATCGCCGCCCCGCTTTGTGTACTCTGAAGCCCTCGACCCGTAGCACTTGACCTTAGCACCGATTACTGGCATTGCGCGCAGGAGGGGTTCTTCGACCCAAAGCCAGCTCCTGTAGAAGTCGCCGTAGAGGTTCCGGAGGGATAGCTTCAGCCTAGTCCAGTTAATGAGCCCTTTCGAGTAGAGGTTCAGCTGCTTCTCGAGCTCCGGGGGGTATGGGAGAGCTATAACGACCTCGCCGCTTGCAAACTCCCTGCTTATCGTGCTCGCAAGCTTCACCCTGGCCAGTCGGAGCCTTGGAGCGAGAAGGGCTATAGGCATACGCGACTATACGTGTAAGTTCCTTCACTCACGCTTAAAATTTATCTCTACCTGAACACAGGACATAGGCTTAGAGGAAAGAAGATGAAAATCGTGGAATTTGAGAGGATTATTTTGAGGACGTTAGAAGACTGCTGAACCTTTCTCTAAGCGAGGACGCGATCCCGGACAAGACGTTAAGAAGGATAACATTTGATGACCCAAACTACGACGGCAAGTACGCGCTAGTAGCGGTTGAAGACGGAAAGCCCATTGGCTTCGTCCTGGGGGTGAGGAGGAGAAGAGAACCGAAGGAGCTCGTTGATGTGCAAAGGAACCTGGCCTGGGTCAAGGTCTTTGCGGTTAAGGAGGAATATCGAGGTAAGGGAGTTGCTACCGCATTATTTGATGAATTAGAGGAGAGGCTGAGGGAAGATGAAAGCGAAAGGGTGAGGGTTTCAGACTACTCCTGCGGCATCTATTCTGTAGAGTGGATTTGAAGTACCAGGACGGAGTCTCGTTCCTGCAGAGGAGAGGCTACCGGAAAGTGGGGGAAGCCGTAGACTACGAGATAGACCTGCTTGACTTTTATGTGCCGAGGAGAATCCTAGAGGCCGACACGGGGCCGGCTACCGTCAGAAGGGCTGGAAGAGAAGACGAAGACAGGGTATTAAGCTGGATAAGGTCTG contains these protein-coding regions:
- a CDS encoding GNAT family N-acetyltransferase, which codes for MPDKTLRRITFDDPNYDGKYALVAVEDGKPIGFVLGVRRRREPKELVDVQRNLAWVKVFAVKEEYRGKGVATALFDELEERLREDESERVRVSDYSCGIYSVEWI